CTACTTGCAATCTTTTTTCCAGACTTTAATGTACTAAATTGCGTTATTAACGTAgctatatatttttcatggcgtttcaataaaaaagtaatttctcATATTGGACTCGATTCCTTAACCAGACATGGAATGGTGTTAATTAATGAACAAATTGCTAAATAAAAAGGAACGGTCTCTGTGATCAAATCCCCTACTTtccttatcatgcttattgtatttttcccattttcattacatgattttaaacattttaataataaatcgAGCTTAAATGAACGTACTCTTTCATGAAGAAATTAGTAATTTCATGCTATTATCATCTGAAACAAGGAAATTTAACGAGAGAAGAATGGAATGGAAGCAAAGAAATTATTCGGATGAATTCGCTCGCCATATCGAAACTTCGGGCGTGGTGATAAGTTAATCTTGAAGTCTTGGATTATTGAGGCAACCCGATGATAACTCTTCAAAGACAGTCTCGCTTCGAATTCCCCGAGCCCAGCCGAAACTAATTCACCGACATTAATGTTACGGACGTATCATAACATGTTAATTAACCGAGCTGTTAATTTATGATGGTGGGTGATAACAGAATTATTGAATCTTAGGAAGGCTGTTCATAAAGATATCCCTAGGAAGCCAGGCATGGGTGACCGATTTGTCAGAGCAGACTAAAATAAATGCAGGCTtgattaaagaagaaaagtgaattTATTCCGATGTCTCGCAGTTGATTAGCCATGGGAAGTCTGCCCGGAAAATCCAATAGATGATATGACTTTAAAGGCGGACAAAGTGTACAATcaatcaacaaaacatttttcagAACACATGTTATCATTAATTCTGGTACTTTGTGattatcaaaaaatattttacagatctagaaatcctttattttcttaGTCTTTTCCATTTATGATAATAGTCAAGAAAAGAGAGGATATAATTGGAAGGATTGCAAGTTATCGCGTTGTTATATACCATCGTTATTGTTTATTTTGGAAATTAAAATCCttttttgttaatgatataaCATTTTCGTGAAAGAGAGTTTGCCCCTGATTATAATTCCGCGATAGTGataattttgttcattgtgtataaattttaaaaaatgtgataaagATATTGTCACGCGAGGAAGGAAGAAATTGAAATTGCGAAAGAAGTCATAGGTTATTTTTTCCCTCActatttttaaccttttttctgagaataagaaaaaaaaggtctgaaaataaagacatttttttttcttcatcttattGATTTATAAAATCGTATACATGGTAACCCCATAATCATTAACTATAAAACTGTTATAAAAGCAGGCTGTATAacataaaatgtaaatatattcaCTTGCCGTCATCATGTCTAATTTACCTAATGTTTCCCAGAAGTTTAGATATTGATAAGACTTGTAGGTTGCGTGGGTTATattgacatcatttttttttctgaatgtcATCTATATAtcacagcaaaaactgcggtgttaaccggtgtacatagaggaccacaccagttattttacactggTGTttaattgacagtgttagtttagcacctatatGTGCTATTGCagcacctttggttgttacatgtacactctttggtgttatattcaatctctagggtgtaattttaacaccagagggtgtggtcctctattaacacccactggtgtcagttttaacaccacagtttttacagtgtaagagTTGCCATGACAAACATGGGCGATTATACATTACATATTTAAGGACAGTTATGAAagtagttattttttttctattaagtGAACGTGACCTGATAGATTCTAAATGAAAGCACAGATAATCCATACCTGAATAAAACCAAAGAGAGTATTCATATACCTGTCATCGCCATGCCAATGTGCGGATGCGTTCCATTTCAAGGGTAAATcctgacagaaaaaaaaaccggtAACGTCATAATGACGCACGCGTTGAAAGAGAGGGATTTTATATGATTTCGATTCCAACggatttattacatttgtaacACCAATTCATCACTTCTGTAAGATATGACTGTTTCATAAATCAGAATATTCATCTCTTCGATTGCAAGTCaacaaatgtcatttttcctcattaccTTTTGTGGTGTATTAAAGGTGCAACTTTGCATCTTCTAGGGTGCGTAATTTTTTTcgtaaaaaaatagcaaatttgCACCTTCCCAAAAGGGTAAATCTGTGTATCCTTAAGGGTGCAAATTATAGCTGACTACACCATAAAGCTGCACAAATTTTCTTAGAGTGCACAGTTGTACCCCAAAATCCAAAGGGCTTCCCAGTGATGTATTTCAAAGGCTAACTTCATGGAACGATATAATCAATTTCGAACTTTGCAAATGTAGACTTACGCCAGCTAGCGACAGGTTCTTGCATCTAAACTGAAAGAGGAGGCAAATCGCAGTTTGAAGATATTGATTAGCGCTgtcctgttttatttcaatgtataCTATCATGTCTAAATGCAAGGGGTGGATAGTGATAAGggctatcccccccccccccacaacatcaaaaaatcaatatgtttttattctaaTTGCCATATGCAATTAAAATTACAcccaaatcatttcaaattaatcTAAAAAGACAAAAAGTCCTAAAATTAATGTCAGTCGCTCCGCTCACTCATTTTTATTAAATTCGTTGACATTATGTATGTCTTGAGGCAAAACAAACAAGAAGTCTTGTATATTACCAAACTTAgtagtatttttttgtttcgttATGCAtaaagtaagatttttttttttcgaacatTATTTCTCGTTCTTGTTCTTAATGTCGATTTTCTAGACTTCGACAGCCTTTATACAGTAGTATTATGGCACtgggaaactttttttttcttgtcaaatttacatcagcacccccactaaAAAAAATCGTTCGCAGGGCCCTGAATAGTGTGTTCCAGAATGTACATGATTTCTACTATTTTATGTActtttttgatgattttcattatgTTATTCCTCGACGTGTGTCCTTTAATGTGACATCAGTTCTCATTCTGTCAGTTTATACTTATATATAATGTAGGAAATTCGTATTCTGCatcataatgatattaatgatcCGAACATTCTTGTTACAAGTTTTGTCTTTCTAacacatgatttttttcaatcattcatCCCACAGCATGCCTTGCCTGTTTCCAGGCATCCCCTTTTGATAACTTTGGTAACTTTGGTGCCTACGGAGACATGAACGACCAAATGGACACACCCGATGCGATGGGCAACGCATATGGAGGCGATATCAACGAGTTCGGAGACACCCCTGACACACCCGACATGGTCGATACCCCGGATGCAGCTGACTTCGATATCTTTGCCATGGCTGCCGCCGCTGCTGGCCAGGCGGCCGGTCAACAAGCAGCCGGTGGCGACTCGGGCGATTATGACAGCGGTGAGGCATATAACGCCATGGGCGGTGGCGGTATGGGCTTCGGCAACTACGGCGGCATGGGTGCCGGTATGGGCGGCGGCGGCAACGGTGTCGGGCTCGGCGGTGGCGCAAACTACAACGGCATGGGCGGCATGGGCGGTTTCATCGGCAACCCAGCCTACGGGTATGATCACAACGACATGTTCGAGAACGACCCCGGTATGCTCAACGCTCGACGCTCATCCAAGGGACGTGGTGTTGGAATCGCAATAGCCACCATCGGCTTGGTCGTAGGGGCAGCCACCATCGCCATCGTCATCATCCGAAAACAAAGGCAGAATAACATGCAGAGTTTATAAGTGATATAGACTTGCAGTGTGTGTGTTACACACATCGGACAATACTGACTCTTTATTTTTGTACGAAcatattattatacatgttatagatAGCCTGAAATTATATCGTCATCGCAATTGTCTTGTAAACCTGCTAGCaacaatcaaatattcattttcacaaaatgtgcAAAACTTCATTCCAAGAGGAGGAATTGATGAATGAGAAGAAGTGAACGTATCAACTTAACAGAAAGTATAGGGAATGAACTCTAATCTGCTAAATACCAAGAAAATTAGTATTTATCCATCCCTGTCTGCTGGTCGGCTATCATCTAGTCCTTTGACTTCCTCGACTATTACAAAGTAGCAATGCCCATCTCAGCTTTCTATAGGCCTATGATCGTGCTACGAACTTTGAGAGACCGAAATTTAGACGATAGTCAATGGACATTCTCCTTACTTTGTATTTATCGTCTGAAATTAAGTAACTCAATATAATCATTATCCGCTCAAATATCAAAAGTCACCAGCGCATTACTTTTAGGATATATAGCTTTCATCAATCCAacaatcacttttttttttttttttttccctttcaacAATCATTGTGTGTTATCACGATGACACAAGCTATAAATGTGTATTCATTGGTCAAATGGTATGaccttttttgtatattttgaaatataatctgatgtatgatttgaataaatccatATTGGGTGAATTTTTGTTATTGTGTAAGCAAATGACGCCATGAACCCAATCATTCTTTCTTAAGAAAATACATTTGTGTCTGCGAACTTATTTTGTCATTTCCGACATCTTGTtgtatttttacagattttttttcgatTCGATCTTAGCCTGATTAAAAAACAAACGCTCTTAGAAATATTTGGTAAATGATACATGACGAAGAATATATAACCTACATTCAACTTTTACAAAATGCATTCCTAAATTAATTTGGTGTTCATTTGGGTTAATCATAAACTTCACACTGTACAAAATCTTACCAGGATTGGTTTTGGACATTTTCAGAAGCAGTGTTCAGAAGTTTGAAAGACGGACGGCATTTCACATCCTTGTGCAACGTTCATGTCTATTATCCATGTTATCACTACTTGTTTAATTTAATAGTGAAAAGGTGGGTGATAActaaaattataaagaaaagcATCATTAGCAGCATAATGAGGGCCGGAACAATAATGGGCTAGATTAGGGGAAAGAGATAAAGAAAGGGGAGAGTAGCAAGATAATAAAGTGAAATGGAATAAAGGGAtgggaaaacaaaagaaaagggggaatgggaaaaatcaaaaggaaaaattaaataaatcaaaacaaaaaattaaataaatcaaaagaaaaaactGTCATTCACCACctctttcaaattcatttctccttcttttcctatCCAATTGTTGGATACCTGAAAACTTAAAAGAAATTTGGGTAATACACTATACAGTGCGGTAAAATCACTTAAAAATCAATCCAATTTGATATCACCAACAAATATTAATTACAACAGATTCAAttagaaagattgaaaagaggAATATCAAAAGTGAATAATCCGTTAAAAAATATTACtgtcatattattttcttaCAAGTTTGCTGGAATAGGTATAACACCTCAACATTGTAAGTGAAAACGCTCGCCAATTAGCAGAGTCGTCGATCCTGAGGGGGgttgttacacccacaaatgtaataatcgcccacaaatgtaataacgcccacaaatgtaataacactttacccacaaatgtaataacgcccacaaatgtaataacactttacccacaaatgtgataatttcacccacaaatgtaataatgcactttacccacaaatataataatttttgatcgcccacaaatgtaataatgactttacccacaaatgtaataaatttgaagggatttttggcgaatccgttctaaactaaaatcctatagtagtgcgttcatatagcacaaaagtgcaaagtctttttccagacccggttaattcaaaaattataatataagtccaaagtcttttttccagacccggttgtttcaaaaattataatataagtccaaagtcttttttccagacccggttgtttcaaaaatcataatataa
This is a stretch of genomic DNA from Lytechinus pictus isolate F3 Inbred unplaced genomic scaffold, Lp3.0 scaffold_19, whole genome shotgun sequence. It encodes these proteins:
- the LOC129260018 gene encoding uncharacterized protein LOC129260018 — encoded protein: MQTFLFSCVFMACLACFQASPFDNFGNFGAYGDMNDQMDTPDAMGNAYGGDINEFGDTPDTPDMVDTPDAADFDIFAMAAAAAGQAAGQQAAGGDSGDYDSGEAYNAMGGGGMGFGNYGGMGAGMGGGGNGVGLGGGANYNGMGGMGGFIGNPAYGYDHNDMFENDPGMLNARRSSKGRGVGIAIATIGLVVGAATIAIVIIRKQRQNNMQSL